GGGGACGGTGGCGGTGAGGGAGCCCGGTTTGCCGATGAAGTCGTCGAACTTGGTCTCGGTCAGGGGCAGGACGTCCAGCAGGCGGTCGGTGCGCAGATCGCAGAAGAGGGCCCGGTAGACGGGGTCGGGGGAGGTACGGCTCATCGGCTGCCTCACAGGACCGGGTCGACGCGGATGAAGCGGTTGTCGAACCAGCCCCGGTTGCTGGTCGCGGAGGTGCAGTAGGCGGAGACGGCCGTGTGGACGGCGCCCGGCTGGAGGCCCGCGACGCGGTAGCTGGTCGACACCGACGACAGCGCCTTGGAGCCGACGGTCGCCGAACGGGTCTCGTCGGCGGACGAGACGAGGACGCCGTCCTTGCGGATGTTGACGCCCATCCGGCACCACTGGCCGTCGACCCCCGTGTTCCCCAGGAAGCCGACCGTCACGAGGACCGCGCCGGAGACCGGGGCGGTGAACGTCGCCGTGATGGTGGGGCCCACGGTGTCGGTGACGGCTTCCACCCAGGCGGTGGAGGCGCAGTAGCCGCCGTCGCTGTTGCTCGCCCAGGCGGAGGCGGTGACGGCGGGCCGCCAGACGGTGCCGTCCCAGCGCTGGAGCCGCCCGCCCTCGTCGCGGTACTGCCCGGTGTACTCCCCGGTCGCGAGCGCGCCCTGAGGGGCGATGCCGCCGATCTGGCGCGGGTAGCCGGTCCAGCGGGTGCCGTCCCAGCGCTGGTACTCCGTCACGGTGTCGCGGTACTGGCCGACGTAACCGCCGGGGACGTCGCGGGCCCAGGACTCCGGGAGGATGCCGCCGACGGCCACCGTGGGGACCCGCAGGTCGTAGACGGCGTTGGCCCAGTCGATGCCGCCGGTCCCGGCGGAGGCGCCGGCCGGGATCCGGACCTGGGCGAGGGGGAGGGAGGCCGGCGGGAGGGCCGGCGGCTCCGGGGAGGCGGCGGCCTCGCCCTGGACGACCTCCAGAACGGCTTCGGTACGGCCGTCCTCGCTGTCGAACTGGGCGTCGTGGACCCGCAGGACCACCAGGTCGATCCGGGGGTTGGCGGCGTTGCCGTCGACGAAACCGACGTCGGTGTAGTCGGTGAGGACGACCGGGTAGGCCCCGGCCGGCCCCCGGCCCTGGATCACGGCGCGCCCCGGGGCGACGGTGGCCCGCATGCCCGCGGTCTCGCCGTACACGTACAGCGCGGACATCAGGTACGCGCCGTTGTCGGAGCCGGGGATGACGCCCCCGGCGCTGGTCAGAGCCCCGCTCGGGGCCATGGTGCCGACCGGGGAGAGGCGGGTGTCGGCCCGGGACTGGCCGGATTCGGTCTCGGTGCGGTTGATCAGCCAGGCGCTGCGTACGGGCATGGAGGTCCTCCTGGGAGAAAGGAACGGGTGGGGTGTCTCGGCGGGGCCGGAGCCCCTGGGGTCACCAGTGGGCGTCGCGCCACCGGACGGTGACGGAGGCCCGCGGGTCGGGGGTGGTGTCGTCGGAGCGGAACGCCAGCTCCGTCGCGCCCGGGGCCAGCCCGAACAGCTGCTCGGGGGCGGAGGCCGGGGCCGCGGTGTAGAGGCGGGAGGCGTTCCCGTTGAGCAGGACGGTGCCGGCCTCGGTGTCGACGCCCAGGACGTCCTGGGGGCCGAGCACGATGTCGTACTGGAGCTGCTTGCCGTCGGTGAGCCGGGTCAGGGTCGGGCGCCGGACCGGCCCCCGGAACTCGATCAGCGGGTGGGAGGTCGCGGATCCTCCGTTGACCGCGGTGCAGCTGCCCGTGGCGTTGCCGCCGACCCCGTCGGCCGGGTCCGGGGCGCCCCAGTCCAGCGGCCAGCGCAGGCCGAGCCCGGCCTCGGCCCCCTCCGGCCAGAGCAGCCCTGGTTCGGCCTGCGGCAGGAGGGCGCGGGCCTCGCGGAGCGCGGAGCCGAAGCGGCGCGGGTCGGTCGCGGTCCACTGGAGACTGGCCTTCGAGGTGCCGTGCACCACGAAGGAACGGTCCTGCGGAACGACCCGCCGGCTGACCCGGGCCCGTACGGCGAGGGTCTCCCCGTGCAGCCGCACGGCCAGCCAGTCCTCGCCGCCGTCCGCGCCGGTCGCGTCCCGGAAGCCGGCGGCCACGCCCCGGGCGTCCCGGGTGGTGCGGGGCAGCAGCCAGACGGTCGCCCCGACGAGCCGGGGCTGCGCCCACTGCGCGCCGGGCCAGGCGCCGTGCCGGTCGGGGCGGGAGACATCACCGGTGTCGAGCACCGGCAGGTCGTCCCAGCCCGTGACGCCGGTGCGGTCGATCTCGTACGGGGTACCGGGGCCCATCAGCAGTCCGGCCCACTGGATCTGCCCGTCGCGGGTGATCAGTGAGCCGGGTGCGGTCTCGTACGCGTATGCGGTTGTGGTCGCGGCCATGAGGGGCCGTCACCTCGCTTCATTCGTCGGGTGGATGGGTGCTCATGCCGCCGCTCGGTGCAGGAACAGCAGATCGGAGGCGATGGCGAGGGCTCCGCCCCGCCCGGCCGCGTGGTAGGTGTGCAGCCGGGCCCGCTCCGGAGCGGGCGGGCCGGAGGAGCGCCCGGCCGCCGGGGTCTCCTCGGCGGGGCGCAGCCGGTCCAGCGCCGACAGCGGGCGGACGGTCGAGGGGCCCCCGCCCGGCTGGACCACGCCCCCCTCGGCGAGCTGCGGGATCTTGGGCAGGTCGACGCCGAACTTCTTGCCGAGGATGGAGAAGCTCAGCCCGTTGAGGCCGTCGATCACCCAGTTGGCGAACGAGATCAGGGCCTTGACCGGCCCGGTGACGGCGGCCATGACGCCCTGCATGCCGGTGGACAGGAAGTCACCGATGGCGCCCAGAGCGGCGGAGGTGGCGTTCTTGACCCGGGTGAACATCTCGGGGATGCGCCGGGTGATCCAGTCCAAGGTGGGCTGGATCGCCTTCCTGAAGCCGTTCCAGGTCCGGCTGATCAGCCCGGTGACCGCGCGGGTCGCCGAGGAGACCGCGCTACGGGCGCCGTCGAAGCCGCGGGTCAGGGCCGTGCCGACGCCCCTGACGACCGCCGTGACGATCGTGCGTACGGCCTTGAACTGCGCCGAGACCACGGTGAGGTACGCCCGGACGACCGGCCCGAGGAACGTGCCGATCGTCCGGAAGACCGTCAGCACCTGGTCGAAGACCTGCTTCATGATCTTCTGGCCGGTCTGTGAGCTGAGCGCGTACTCGATGAGGAAGCCCGCGAGCGGCACGATCAGACCGAGGACGAACCCGAACGGATTGGCCCGCATCGCCACATTGACGGCCGTCATCGCGCCGGCGCCGACGGTGAGGGCGCCGCCGAGGAACCCCATCAGCCCGGAGACCGTGCCGACGCCCTTGCCCAGGATTCCGGCGGGCCCTCCGAAGACGCCGGAGCCGGAGGAGACGGCGCCGAGCGAGGCGGCGGCGGGTCGGACCCTGCCGCCGGCGGCGCGGAGCCGGGTCGCCGTGACCCCGGCGGCGCGGCCGGTGCCGGTCAGCGACCTCCCCGCCGCGTCCGCCCCGGTCCTCACCTGCCGTGCGGCCGGTGAGGCGGCGGTCGCACCGGCCCTGATCCCGTCGGCGGCGGCTCCGGCCCGGCCCGCGTCGCGCAGCGCCGCCGCCAGCGACGTGCCCGCCGCGCCCAGCCGCGTGCGGAAGCCGGAGAGCGCACCGGCCACGCCCGCGAAAGGATCGGCGCCCGCCCTGATCGCCGCGGCGCTCATCCGCGCGCCTTGGAGAGGAACAGCAGGGCGGTGGCGGTCTCCCGGAGATCGGCGGAGGACGCCTCGTAGTAGTTCTCGATCTGGAAGCCGGCGACCGCTCCGGCCGTGGAGTTGGCGGAGTCCGCCCGCGAGCGGCGCGCGGTGTGGCGCAGCAGCCGGTCCAGCTTGGAGAGCGGCAGGACGGCCTCGGCCTCACCGGCCTCGGCGACGATGGCGTGCACCCCTCC
The nucleotide sequence above comes from Streptomyces sp. NBC_01116. Encoded proteins:
- a CDS encoding phage tail protein, which encodes MAATTTAYAYETAPGSLITRDGQIQWAGLLMGPGTPYEIDRTGVTGWDDLPVLDTGDVSRPDRHGAWPGAQWAQPRLVGATVWLLPRTTRDARGVAAGFRDATGADGGEDWLAVRLHGETLAVRARVSRRVVPQDRSFVVHGTSKASLQWTATDPRRFGSALREARALLPQAEPGLLWPEGAEAGLGLRWPLDWGAPDPADGVGGNATGSCTAVNGGSATSHPLIEFRGPVRRPTLTRLTDGKQLQYDIVLGPQDVLGVDTEAGTVLLNGNASRLYTAAPASAPEQLFGLAPGATELAFRSDDTTPDPRASVTVRWRDAHW
- a CDS encoding tape-measure protein → MSAAAIRAGADPFAGVAGALSGFRTRLGAAGTSLAAALRDAGRAGAAADGIRAGATAASPAARQVRTGADAAGRSLTGTGRAAGVTATRLRAAGGRVRPAAASLGAVSSGSGVFGGPAGILGKGVGTVSGLMGFLGGALTVGAGAMTAVNVAMRANPFGFVLGLIVPLAGFLIEYALSSQTGQKIMKQVFDQVLTVFRTIGTFLGPVVRAYLTVVSAQFKAVRTIVTAVVRGVGTALTRGFDGARSAVSSATRAVTGLISRTWNGFRKAIQPTLDWITRRIPEMFTRVKNATSAALGAIGDFLSTGMQGVMAAVTGPVKALISFANWVIDGLNGLSFSILGKKFGVDLPKIPQLAEGGVVQPGGGPSTVRPLSALDRLRPAEETPAAGRSSGPPAPERARLHTYHAAGRGGALAIASDLLFLHRAAA